From the genome of Streptomyces sp. JH34:
CCGGGATCCGGTGGCCGCCCCTTCGCACGGGTGGGGAGGGTGTCAGCCCTCGAGCTCCGCCGCCACCAGCTCCGCGATCTGGACCGCGTTCAGCGCGGCACCCTTGCGCAGGTTGTCGCTGGAGACGAACAGCGCGAGGCCGTGCTCGACGGTCTCGTCGACGCGGATACGGCCGACGTACGAGGCGTCCTTGCCGGCCGCCTGGAGCGGCGTCGGGATCTCGGAGAGCTCGACGCCCTCGGCGTCCTTCAGGAGCTCGTAGGCGCGCTCGACACTGATGGGACGGGCGAAACGGGCGTTGATCTGGAGGGAGTGGCCGGAGAAGACCGGGACCCGGACGCAGGTGCCGGACACCTTGAGCTCCGGGATCTCCAGGATCTTGCGGGACTCGTTGCGGAGCTTCTGCTCCTCGTCCGTCTCGAAGGAACCGTCGTCGACGATCGAGCCGGCGAGGGGCAGCACGTTGAAGGCGATCGGGCGCTTGTAGACACCCGGCTCGGGGAAGTCGACCGCGCCGCCGTCGTGCGTCAGCTTGTCCGCGTCGGCGACGACCTCCGACGCCTGGCCGTGCAGCTCCGCGACACCGGCGAGCCCGGATCCGGACACCGCCTGGTAGGTGGCGACGGTCAGCGCGTCGAGCTGCGCCTCGTCGTGCAGGGGGCGCAGCACGGGCATGGCGGCCATCGTGGTGCAGTTCGGGTTGGCGATGATGCCCTTCGGGCGGTTCGCGATCGCGTGGGCGTTGACCTCGGAGACGACCAGCGGTACCTCGGGGTCCTTACGCCATGCGGAGGAGTTGTCGATCACCACGGCGCCCTGGGAGGCGACCTTCTCGGCCAGCGCCTTCGAGGTGGCGCCGCCGGCGGAGAACAGCACGATGTCCAGACCGGAGTAGTCAGCGGTGGAGGCGTCCTCCACGGTGATGTCCGTGCCCTCGTAAGCGATGGTGGAACCCGCGGAACGCGCGGAGGCGAAGAGCCGCAGCTCGGCGACGGGGAACTTCCGCTCGGCCAGGATGCTGCGCATGACTGTGCCGACCTGACCGGTGGCGCCGACGATTCCGACCTTCACTGGGACTCCCTCACAGATGCGAACGGGCACGATTGCCGGTCCATGATGCGTATGTCCCCGGCTCCCTTGTCCAATCCATTGTCCGGCAGGCGGACGGGCCCCGCACGGAGCTGTGGGGCGGGCGCCCTTGAGAGCTCCCGCCCCACAGTCATGAGGTGTCGTACGGATCACACCGTCGTGACGGCTACGGTGCGACCTTCTCGATCACGACGCTGCCGGTGCCCGCCGCGGTGCCGCGGGCGTTCACCAGCTGGACCTCGCCGAAGAACTGACGGCCCTCGGGAGCCGCTCCGGCGACCAGGACCTCGGCGCCGACCTGGGCGGACGCGCCGTTGGCCAGGCTCACGGCCTTCGACTCGTCGACCTTGATCTCGCCGAGCGACGGGGCGTAGTACACGTCCCGGTAGTCGTACTCGGTGGTCCCGGCCGGGACCGAGTAGCCGTCGATGACGACGGTGTACGTGCCGGCCGCCGGCTTCACCAGGCTGACGGACTCCTCGGAGCCCGCCGTGGTCGAGGTGCCGACCTCGGTGGCGCCCTTGTACACGTACAGGTCGATGTCGGCGTTGGCGTCCGACGTGTTGCCGATGGCGACGTCGAGCTTCTCGACACCCTCACCGATGGTGACCGTTTTGGTGTACTTCACGCCGGTGGAGATCGACGGACGCTCGACGTCGGCCGAGCCCAGCGAACCGCCCTTGAGCTTGCCCTCCAGGTCGCCCGCGTTGTTGGTGACCGTCCAGTCCACCGCGGCCGGAGCGCCGATCTTCGCCTCGGGGATGGTCCGCACCGCCGGGTCGAAGGTGGCGCCGAGCAGCGAGACGTCCAGCTTGTACGGGTTGTCCAGCAGCGGCGACGTACGGCGGGACTCGACCTCGATCTCCCAGACGCCCGGCTGCGGGTCCGTGTAGGAGCGCGTGTCCGGGCGGCAGGTGTTGGCCGGGTTCTCGTAGTTCGGGTAGCAGTAGATCGTGCTGCTGTCCTCCACCGCGACCCCGTAGGGGTGCAGGGAGATGAACCGGGTCTGGCTGCCCGAGCGCAGGGCGCTCATCGCGACCTCGAGGGTCTTGGCGCCCTCCGGCACGTTCACGAAGTACGACGTGGTGCCGTTGCGCTGCACCGAACCGGTCGTCGAGAACGAGTAGCCCGGCTTCACCAGGTCCTTGGCGACGACCACCGTGGAGAGGATCTGCTGGTCGACGCCGCTGGTCCGCGCGTCGTCCACCTGCAGGATCGCGCTGTGGACGCCCGCCGTGCGGGGCTTCGCCTGGACCTTGACGGTCACCGGCTTGCCGAGCGGCAGCGAGACGGTGCTCGAACCCGTCAGGGAGAAGGTGCCGTCGTTGTTCTTCCACGACAGCTTGTGCTGCACGGCCTTGTCCGGACCCGTGGTGCGGGTGACCGTGACGTCGTACGACTTCTTCTGACCGGCCTTCAGGCCGCCCTCACGGTCGTACAGGCCGGTGCCGAAGCCCGGGTCCTTCAGCGCGAAGTCGATCGCGGTGTCGACCGGGGCCTTGACCGAGTACTCGTGCGCCGGGGCGCCCTGCTTCG
Proteins encoded in this window:
- a CDS encoding aspartate-semialdehyde dehydrogenase; this encodes MKVGIVGATGQVGTVMRSILAERKFPVAELRLFASARSAGSTIAYEGTDITVEDASTADYSGLDIVLFSAGGATSKALAEKVASQGAVVIDNSSAWRKDPEVPLVVSEVNAHAIANRPKGIIANPNCTTMAAMPVLRPLHDEAQLDALTVATYQAVSGSGLAGVAELHGQASEVVADADKLTHDGGAVDFPEPGVYKRPIAFNVLPLAGSIVDDGSFETDEEQKLRNESRKILEIPELKVSGTCVRVPVFSGHSLQINARFARPISVERAYELLKDAEGVELSEIPTPLQAAGKDASYVGRIRVDETVEHGLALFVSSDNLRKGAALNAVQIAELVAAELEG